A DNA window from Deinococcus malanensis contains the following coding sequences:
- a CDS encoding cation:proton antiporter: MNPISLSVARRALAWLVLSSGGALAASSAHTGELLFGLFWVVLAAALLGTLASKVGIPAVVGQVLAGILIGPSLLNLVRPGDFFLTLAELGAIFLLFMVGLETRFKELLAVGREALLVAVLGIALPLGLGFGFGLWQGQGNVSALFVGTALVATSVGITAKVLQELGVLDARFAQVILGAAVIDDILGLTLLAVVSSLGAGRTLSAVQVGLTLALSVGFVALVLAVGIPLVRRFQNRLSNLSLSRAFNVAVVVGLGIAALSTVAGLAPIIGAFLAGMVLAEIKDEVEFESKVHAIEAFLAPVFFVVVGLQLDVGALSQPTVIVAGLILTVLAVAGKLLGGILGAWSLGRHEATLVGLGMVPRGEVGLIVASLGLGVGIIGERVYAEVLLMVLLTTVLAPLVLRAVMRRRVPARVLH; this comes from the coding sequence ATGAATCCAATTTCATTGAGTGTTGCGCGGCGTGCGCTGGCCTGGTTGGTTCTTTCATCCGGCGGCGCCCTGGCTGCCAGTTCTGCGCACACCGGTGAGCTGCTGTTCGGCCTGTTCTGGGTGGTGCTGGCCGCCGCACTGCTGGGCACCCTGGCCAGCAAAGTCGGGATTCCGGCGGTGGTGGGACAGGTGCTGGCCGGCATTCTGATCGGGCCCAGCCTGCTGAACCTGGTGCGCCCTGGGGACTTTTTCCTGACGCTGGCCGAACTTGGGGCCATCTTCCTGCTGTTCATGGTAGGCCTGGAAACACGCTTCAAGGAACTGCTGGCCGTGGGCCGTGAGGCGCTGCTGGTGGCCGTGCTGGGGATTGCCCTGCCGCTCGGGCTGGGTTTCGGATTTGGTCTGTGGCAAGGCCAGGGCAACGTCAGCGCGCTGTTCGTGGGCACCGCTCTGGTGGCGACCTCGGTGGGCATTACCGCCAAGGTGCTTCAGGAACTGGGCGTGCTGGACGCCCGCTTTGCCCAGGTAATCCTGGGGGCCGCCGTGATCGACGACATCCTGGGGCTGACCCTGCTGGCGGTCGTGAGCAGCCTGGGCGCCGGCAGGACCCTGAGCGCTGTGCAGGTCGGCCTCACCCTGGCGCTCAGCGTGGGCTTCGTGGCCCTGGTGCTGGCGGTTGGCATCCCCCTGGTCAGGCGTTTCCAGAACCGCCTGAGCAACCTGTCCCTCTCAAGGGCGTTTAACGTGGCGGTGGTGGTCGGACTGGGCATTGCGGCCCTCAGCACCGTGGCCGGTCTGGCGCCGATCATCGGGGCGTTCCTGGCGGGCATGGTGCTGGCTGAAATCAAGGACGAGGTGGAGTTCGAAAGCAAGGTTCATGCCATCGAAGCGTTCCTAGCACCGGTGTTTTTTGTGGTGGTCGGGTTACAGCTCGATGTTGGGGCGCTGAGCCAGCCCACCGTGATCGTGGCCGGATTGATCCTGACGGTCCTGGCCGTCGCGGGGAAACTTCTGGGTGGAATCCTGGGAGCCTGGTCCCTGGGGCGCCACGAAGCCACCCTGGTCGGACTGGGTATGGTGCCACGGGGCGAGGTCGGGCTGATTGTGGCCAGCCTCGGCCTGGGGGTGGGCATTATCGGAGAGAGGGTGTATGCCGAGGTCCTGCTGATGGTGCTGCTGACCACCGTCCTGGCGCCGCTGGTGCTGCGGGCAGTGATGCGCCGGCGTGTTCCCGCACGCGTCCTGCACTGA